In Cololabis saira isolate AMF1-May2022 chromosome 10, fColSai1.1, whole genome shotgun sequence, a single window of DNA contains:
- the LOC133452414 gene encoding steroid 17-alpha-hydroxylase/17,20 lyase-like has protein sequence MLWFLVRVLVPDLRPPRSRVPCLPWVPVLGSLPWLGGLGGAALPPHLLFSRLALRYGRLFALYVGPHYTLVVNDHQHAREVLLQRGRDFAGRPRMVTTDLLTRGGKDIAFADYSPLWKLHRRLVHNSFALFGEGSSRLQDIVLSAVDSLVLELLSNRTGDLDQDRDLDQDPGPAVTRAVTNVVCRLVFRGSYRHGDTELQEVMDYNEGIVETIARGGLVDVFPWIQVFPNPSLRRLKSCIAVRDRLLTQKLQEHKAALEDGDPTDLLDALLKGQTGGDGGRGQQTDDGRGQQEGAGLTDDHVLMTAAEAFGAGVETTSTTLLWILAYLLHHPEVQERVQKELDEQVGSDRAVSVADRGRLPYLDSVINEGLRIRPVSPVLIPHTALKDSR, from the exons ATGCTCTGGTTCCTGgtccgggtcctggtcccggaTCTCCGGCCCCCCCGGTCCCGGGTCCCCTGCCTGCCCTGGGTCCCGGTCCTGGGCAGCCTCCCCTGGCTGGGGGGGCTGGGGGGTGCCGCCCTGCCCCCTCACCTGCTGTTCTCCCGGCTGGCCCTCAG GTACGGACGCCTGTTCGCGCTCTACGTCGGCCCCCATTACACGCTGGTGGTGAACGACCACCAACACGCCAGAGAGGTTCTTCTGCAGAGAGGAAGGGACTTCGCCGGACGACCGAGGATG GTCACCACTGACCTTCTCACCCGCGGCGGTAAAGACATCGCCTTCGCCGACTACTCGCCCCTCTGGAAGCTGCACCGCCGCCTCGTCCACAACTCCTTCGCCCTGTTCGGGGAGGGAAGCAGCCGCCTGCAGGACATCG TCCTGTCTGCAGTGGACAGCCTGGTCCTGGAGCTGCTGTCCAACCGGACCGGGGACCTGGACCAAgaccgggacctggaccaggacccgggTCCCGCGGTGACCAGGGCCGTCACCAACGTGGTCTGCAGGCTGGTGTTCAGGGGCAGCTATCGCCACGGCGACACCGAGCTGCAGGAGGTCATGGACTACAACGAGGGCATCGTGGAGACGATCGCTAGGGGGGGACTGGTGGACGTCTTCCCCTGGATCCAG GTCTTTCCAAACCCGTCTCTCCGGAGGTTGAAGTCCTGCATCGCCGTCAGAGACCGACTCCTGACCCAGAAGCTGCAGGAGCACAAG GCGGCGCTGGAAGACGGAGATCCCACCGACCTGCTGGATGCCTTGCTCAAGGGCCAGACGGGCGGTGAcggtgggcggggccagcagacggacgatgggcggggccagcaggagggggcggggctaacggaCGACCACGTGCTGATGACGGCGGCCGAAGCCTTCGGGGCCGGAGTGGAGACGACGTCCACCACGCTACTGTGGATCCTGGCCTACCTGCTGCACCACCCGGAG GTCCAGGAGCGCGTGCAGAAGGAGCTGGACGAGCAGGTGGGCAGCGACCGTGCGGTGAGCGTGGCCGACCGCGGCCGGCTGCCGTACCTGGACTCCGTCATCAATGAGGGCCTGAGGATCCGGCCCGTCAGCCCCGTGCTGATCCCGCACACGGCCCTGAAAGACAGCAGGTAG